One stretch of Pradoshia sp. D12 DNA includes these proteins:
- a CDS encoding bifunctional GNAT family N-acetyltransferase/carbon-nitrogen hydrolase family protein: MTEELDLTKYEHKMEIRRMEIRDIDDIMELQKLCFPGMDPWKREHLESHLSIFPEGQFVAELNDEVIGSCSSLIINFDEYDDRHTWSEITDDGYITNHNPDGLNLYGIEVMVHPKYRKMKVGHRLYEERKELARKLNLKSIIIGGRIPNYHKYADQMTAREYVEEVRLHKIYDPVLSFQFLNEFTLTRINQNYLEDDRASGKYATLMEWNNVDYRPKSKRYYKTAYPVRICVVQYMMRKINSFEDFANQVEYFVDVAADADSDFVVFPEILTSQLMSFLDEKVPSKAVRKVTDFTEQYIELFTNLAVRYNVNIIGGSHFVKEEDDNIYNIAYLFRRDGTIEKQYKLHITPNEKKWWGINEGDEVNVFDTDCGKISMLICYDIEFPELSRIATDKGANIIFTPFCTEDRQGYLRVRYCAQARAVENQVYTVISGTVGNLPQTENMDIQYAQSAIFTPSDFEYPRDGIVGETNANIEMVLIGDVDLEILRRQRLSGTVRQLKDRRRDLYELHYKKY, from the coding sequence GTGACAGAGGAATTGGATTTAACTAAATATGAACATAAAATGGAAATTAGGCGAATGGAGATCCGCGATATAGATGATATTATGGAGCTTCAAAAGCTTTGTTTTCCCGGGATGGATCCGTGGAAACGCGAGCATTTGGAAAGCCATTTATCCATTTTTCCGGAAGGACAATTTGTAGCAGAATTAAATGATGAAGTGATTGGTTCATGCTCTAGTTTAATCATTAATTTTGATGAATATGATGATCGTCATACTTGGTCTGAAATAACAGATGACGGATATATCACCAACCATAATCCTGATGGTTTAAATCTTTATGGTATAGAAGTTATGGTCCATCCTAAGTATAGAAAAATGAAGGTTGGGCATCGTTTGTATGAGGAACGTAAGGAATTAGCCCGTAAATTAAATCTAAAAAGTATTATTATCGGTGGAAGGATTCCAAACTACCATAAATATGCAGATCAAATGACTGCACGTGAATATGTGGAAGAAGTACGCTTACATAAAATATATGATCCGGTCTTATCCTTCCAATTTCTGAATGAATTTACGCTCACACGTATTAATCAAAACTATTTGGAGGATGACCGAGCATCAGGAAAATATGCAACACTGATGGAATGGAATAATGTAGATTATCGTCCTAAATCTAAACGGTATTATAAAACCGCATATCCTGTAAGAATATGTGTTGTGCAATATATGATGAGAAAGATCAACTCATTCGAGGATTTCGCGAATCAAGTTGAATACTTTGTTGATGTGGCAGCGGATGCAGATTCTGATTTTGTGGTATTTCCAGAAATTTTAACCTCTCAATTGATGTCCTTTTTAGATGAAAAGGTTCCAAGTAAGGCAGTGCGAAAAGTGACAGATTTTACAGAGCAATATATTGAGTTGTTTACAAACTTGGCGGTCCGCTATAATGTAAATATTATTGGCGGTTCCCATTTTGTGAAAGAAGAGGATGATAATATTTATAATATTGCTTATCTCTTTAGGAGAGATGGAACAATCGAGAAGCAATATAAACTCCATATTACACCGAATGAGAAAAAGTGGTGGGGGATTAATGAAGGTGATGAGGTAAATGTATTCGATACAGATTGCGGAAAAATCTCCATGCTGATTTGCTACGATATAGAGTTTCCTGAATTATCCAGGATTGCAACAGATAAAGGAGCAAATATTATTTTCACTCCATTCTGTACAGAAGATCGACAGGGATATTTAAGGGTTAGATACTGTGCTCAGGCACGTGCAGTCGAAAATCAGGTATACACCGTCATATCTGGAACAGTAGGCAATTTGCCGCAAACAGAAAATATGGACATTCAATATGCGCAATCGGCGATCTTTACCCCCTCTGATTTTGAATATCCGCGTGATGGCATTGTGGGAGAAACGAATGCTAATATAGAAATGGTGCTGATTGGAGATGTCGACCTTGAAATTTTGCGACGTCAAAGATTATCCGGGACCGTACGCCAACTAAAGGATCGGAGAAGGGATTTATATGAACTTCATTACAAAAAGTATTGA
- a CDS encoding phospho-sugar mutase has product MDWKTTFNKWNDHLTLEPELHEKLTSLVDDEVALEDCFYKNLEFGTGGMRGEIGVGTNRMNVYTIRKATQGFASYIEKLGEEAKQRGVVIAYDSRHKSPEFAMEAAKTLATNGIQAYVFDSLRPTPELSFAVRYLRAIGGIVITASHNPPEYNGYKVYNEDGGQLPPADADVLIEMVNAIENELEIKVEEESVLRDKGLIKIIGKEVDDAYNEKVLTISEQPNLAKEVDVKVVFTPLHGTANLSVRRALKDLGYEHVEVVKEQELPDPEFSTVKSPNPEEHAAFELAIAKGKEIGADILIGTDPDADRVGIAVKNAEGEYTVLTGNQTGALFLDYILSQKKEKGTMPKNGIMFKTIVTSEFGRSIASSYGVETEDVLTGFKFIGEKIKQYEESGEYSFLFGYEESYGSLIKDFARDKDAVQAAVMAVEICAHYKRLGKTLYQALEDLYEKHGYYLEGMRSLTLKGKEGAAQIQQILATFRKEPLASLAGVKVVAVEDYKESTRMDLLTNEEEAIHLPKSNVLKYFFEDESWVCLRPSGTEPKIKFYFAVKDSQKQASEQKLQSFMNEMMQKVSEI; this is encoded by the coding sequence ATGGATTGGAAAACAACTTTTAATAAATGGAATGATCACTTAACGCTTGAACCAGAGCTTCATGAGAAACTGACTTCTCTTGTGGATGATGAAGTTGCGTTAGAAGATTGTTTCTATAAGAATTTAGAATTCGGTACAGGCGGTATGCGTGGAGAAATTGGTGTAGGAACAAACCGCATGAATGTTTATACAATCCGTAAAGCAACACAAGGCTTTGCATCCTATATTGAGAAATTAGGAGAAGAAGCAAAACAGCGTGGAGTTGTTATTGCTTATGATTCCAGACATAAATCACCTGAGTTTGCGATGGAAGCAGCAAAAACACTGGCAACCAACGGAATTCAAGCTTATGTATTTGATAGCCTTCGTCCAACTCCGGAGCTTTCTTTTGCAGTTCGATACTTACGTGCAATCGGTGGTATTGTAATTACAGCAAGCCATAATCCTCCAGAATATAATGGATATAAAGTGTATAACGAAGATGGTGGACAACTGCCTCCTGCTGATGCAGATGTTCTGATTGAGATGGTTAATGCTATTGAAAATGAACTTGAAATTAAAGTGGAAGAAGAGTCTGTATTACGTGATAAAGGATTAATTAAAATCATCGGTAAAGAAGTGGACGATGCATACAATGAAAAAGTCCTTACTATTTCTGAACAGCCTAATTTAGCAAAAGAAGTAGATGTAAAAGTCGTTTTCACACCGCTTCATGGTACAGCTAATCTTTCTGTTCGCCGAGCATTGAAGGATTTAGGTTATGAACATGTAGAAGTTGTAAAAGAACAAGAATTACCTGATCCTGAATTCTCAACTGTAAAATCTCCTAACCCAGAAGAGCATGCTGCATTTGAATTGGCAATCGCTAAAGGCAAAGAGATCGGTGCGGATATTTTAATTGGTACAGATCCAGATGCTGACCGTGTAGGTATTGCTGTTAAGAATGCAGAGGGAGAATATACGGTTTTAACAGGTAACCAAACAGGTGCGTTATTCTTAGACTATATTCTGTCTCAGAAGAAGGAAAAAGGAACAATGCCTAAAAATGGAATAATGTTCAAAACAATCGTAACATCAGAATTTGGACGTTCCATTGCCTCCAGTTATGGAGTAGAAACAGAAGATGTTCTGACTGGGTTTAAATTTATCGGGGAAAAAATCAAGCAGTATGAAGAGTCTGGAGAGTATTCTTTCCTATTTGGATATGAAGAAAGCTATGGTTCATTAATTAAAGATTTTGCCCGTGATAAAGATGCGGTTCAAGCTGCAGTAATGGCGGTAGAAATTTGTGCCCATTACAAACGCCTTGGAAAAACCTTATATCAGGCATTAGAGGATTTATATGAGAAGCATGGTTATTACTTAGAAGGAATGCGTTCCCTGACTTTAAAAGGAAAAGAAGGAGCTGCTCAAATCCAGCAAATTCTTGCTACATTCCGTAAGGAGCCGCTAGCCTCTCTTGCAGGTGTAAAAGTAGTGGCTGTTGAAGATTATAAAGAAAGCACACGAATGGATTTACTTACGAATGAAGAGGAAGCAATTCATTTACCAAAATCCAATGTTCTTAAATATTTCTTTGAAGATGAGTCTTGGGTTTGTTTAAGACCATCCGGAACTGAGCCTAAAATTAAGTTCTACTTTG